The genome window ACATCCGGCCTTGGCCTGGTGACGGTCTTTACCGGCAACGGCAAGGGGAAGACCTCGGCAGCACTCGGAGTGGTGCTCCGGGCCGCGGGACACGGGCTGCGGGTCCATATCATCTACTTCATGAAGGGGGACTTTCCCTACGGCGAGCGGCAGGCACTCTCTCACCTGGACAATGTCGATATCAGCCACTTCGGGCATGAGACCTTTGTCGACCCCGCCAATGTCAGGCCGGAAGAGATTGCCGAAGCAAGGAGAGGTCTGGAGAAGACCCGGGAAGTGCTCCGGAGTGGTAACTACGATGTGGTGGTACTCGACGAGATAAACGTCGCCGTTGCCTGGAAGCTCCTTGACCTCGAAAGCGTGCTGGAATTGCTCAGGAACAGGCCGCCGGACGTTGAGCTTCTGCTCA of Dehalococcoidales bacterium contains these proteins:
- the cobO gene encoding cob(I)yrinic acid a,c-diamide adenosyltransferase; translated protein: MGQREHQAGSMTGEHSVNGKQRPDLSGETSGLGLVTVFTGNGKGKTSAALGVVLRAAGHGLRVHIIYFMKGDFPYGERQALSHLDNVDISHFGHETFVDPANVRPEEIAEARRGLEKTREVLRSGNYDVVVLDEINVAVAWKLLDLESVLELLRNRPPDVELLLTGRYAVTELMEAADLVTEMVNIKHPYDRGILSRKGIDY